Proteins from one Juglans microcarpa x Juglans regia isolate MS1-56 chromosome 6S, Jm3101_v1.0, whole genome shotgun sequence genomic window:
- the LOC121237245 gene encoding 50S ribosomal protein L19-1, chloroplastic-like — MASKLLPQALIVTPRNPHQCPQKNMSFATRVSGLPSSFKSGARTSVSRVSSFSIGLNLNPMFSVAPKRVFFVRAESNPEAEGETNAEVEVNENVEEKEEVDVEESTQVETEVQSEEAKPPRKPRIKLGDIMGILNTRAVEASEKERPVPDLRTGDIVEIKLEVPENRRRLSVYKGIIISRQNAGIHTTIRIRRIIAGVGVEIVFPIYSPNIKEIKVLKHRKVRRARLYYLRDKLPRLSTFK; from the exons ATGGCCTCCAAACTTCTTCCTCAg GCTCTGATTGTTACCCCAAGAAACCCTCACCAATGTCCCCAAAAGAACATGAGTTTTGCTACGCGTGTTTCCGGCCTTCCCTCCTCGTTCAAGTCTGGTGCTCGGACTTCCGTCTCTAGGGTTTCTTCGTTCTCGATTGGCTTGAATTTGAATCCCATGTTCTCGGTGGCACCCAAACGGGTTTTTTTTGTCAGAGCTGAATCAAATCCTGAAGCTGAAGGGGAAACCAATGCAGAAGTAGAGGTGAATGAGAATGTTGAAGAGAAGGAAGAGGTTGATGTTGAAGAATCTACTCAAGTAGAGACTGAAGTTCAGTCTGAGGAAGCCAAGCCGCCTAGGAAGCCTCGAATTAAGCTCGGAGATATAATGGGG ATATTGAATACAAGGGCAGTCGAGGCGTCAGAGAAGGAGAGGCCAGTTCCAGACCTTAGAACTGGAGATATTGTGGAAATTAAATTG GAAGTTCCTGAAAATAGGCGGAGGTTGTCTGTCTACAAAGGTATTATTATATCAAGACAAAATGCTGGTATTCACACAACAATTCGAATTCGGAGAATTATCGCTGGTGTAGGGGTTGAGATTGTTTTCCCTAT TTACTCGCCAAATATCAAAGAAATCAAAGTATTAAAGCACAGGAAAGTCAGGAGGGCGAGGCTGTACTATCTGAGAGACAAGCTTCCCAGACTCTCCACTTTTAAATGA